The following are encoded together in the Labrus mixtus chromosome 2, fLabMix1.1, whole genome shotgun sequence genome:
- the LOC132995649 gene encoding apoptosis-stimulating of p53 protein 2-like: MMPMFLTVYLSNNDQHFNEVPITPETLCRDVVDLCKEPGEADCYLAEMWRGSERVVGEGERMFEALQRWGQQRGEVRYLLRHQRAPGRDAGGSRVADPMMKRNQVKASVERCLENGVSAPRLDLTLSDLQDLATRQQQQINAQQQLLASKEQRLRYLKLQDQHQQQQEVSEQERLQQLRENAQNQEAKLRRVRGLRGQVEQKRLSNSKLVEEIEQMTGLFQQKQRELLVAVSRVEELSDQLEALRSNRFEPPFPPSYHNNTSSTAELERLYKELQLRNKLNHDQSGRLQQQRDSLNKRNLEVASMDRRLVELRQRLWKKKAALQQKENLPVTSDGVAPQHCGGSRVAAVGPYIQSSSTTGSQGPPVQARQEALVKPAYPDGTATLPMPDSSLKPPPRPVKPAAGFATTKISKLSDWTGSFSESSGGYSHASTLPRMSSHSSGGKIISDQKGLSVSDIPPPVPSRTNHSAENLLRDNQAAGKGLSKMAAPPPLPSKPKPFSTSGPPTLSKPAYSTGTFPGKARPVGGHHTRAPAGVLFTHSSTLPLPHKQESPPAAAVRPYTPELSEAPPPLLQKPQTLAASSIYSMYTQQATPGKGYQPSGGTLPRSSTRVYGKPKKPTFSADSVTLISGSAVSDGCEADNSCLGNSEGVTPDTSERSNPRPLSPTKLLPFLSNPHRNPSDADLEALRRRLHHAPRPLKKRSSITEPEGPGGPNIQKLLYQKTTLAAMETIPMETVGPAGAVTQPGVQEEWTGDADVMPEVDNFNQPLDSSPEDNLTPPPLPPRSPIPDPASCRPLHPPVGDKEEKEVCPPAPRDYFSEEFPPYPPPPYPTSVEGEQGDEGLHLQPPEVTGQVAMPPGKKSILRKAGSERSDRSVRVKFNPLALLLDSSLEGEYDLVQRVIYDVEDPSMPNDEGITALHNAVCAGHTEIVKFLVQFGVNANAADSDGWTPLHCAASCNNVQVCKFLVESGAAVFATTHSDMQTAADKCEEMEEGYAQCSQFLYGVQEKMGVMNRGVVYALWDYEPQSEDELGFSEGDCMTVLRREDDVETEWWWARCGDHEGYIPRNLLGLYLRIKPRQRSLA, encoded by the exons ATGTTCCTCACCGTGTACCTGAGCAACAACGACCAGCACTTCAACGAGGTTCCCATCACGCCGGAGACGCTGTGCCGGGATGTGGTCGATCTCTGCAAGGAGCCCGGAGAGGCCGACTGCTACCTGGCCGAGATGTGGAGAGGCTCAG agcgCGTTGTGGGAGAAGGAGAGCGGATGTTTGAGGCGTTGCAGCGATGGGGGCAACAGAGGGGGGAGGTTCGTTACCTCCTGCGTCACCAGAGAGCTCCAGGGCGGGATGCAG GTGGATCCAGAGTTGCAGACCCGATGATGAAGAGGAACCAGGTGAAAGCTTCTGTGGAGAGATGTCTGGAGAACGGG gtgtcaGCTCCTCGTCTTGACCTGACGCTGAGCGACCTGCAGGATCTGGCGAcccgacagcagcagcagatcaacgcccagcagcagctcctggcCTCCAAG GAGCAGCGGCTGCGGTACCTGAAGCTGCAGgatcagcatcagcagcagcaggaggtttCTGAACAGGAGCgactgcagcagctcagagagAATGCACAAAACCAGGAGGCCAAACTGCGACGGGTCCGGGGACTCAGGGGCCAGGTGGAGCAGAAACGCCTCAGCAACAGCAAACTAG TGGAGGAGATCGAGCAGATGACCGGTCTGTTCCAGcagaagcagagggagctgcTGGTCGCCGTGTCCAGGGTGGAGGAGCTGAGCGACCAGCTGGAGGCGCTGAGGAGCAACAGATTCGagcctccttttcctccttcctATCACAACAACACCTCCTCCACTGCTGAGCTGGAGCGCCTTTATAAAGAGCTGCAG TTGAGGAACAAGCTGAACCACGATCAGAGCGgccggctgcagcagcagagagacagtcTGAACAAGAGGAACCTGGAGGTGGCTTCGATGGACCGACGGCTGGTCGAGCTCAGACAGCGGCTCTGGAAGAAGAAGGCCGCCCTGCAGCAGAAGGAGAACCTGCCG GTGACTTCAGACGGCGTTGCACCTCAGCACTGCGGGGGCTCCAGAGTGGCAGCGGTGGGTCCGTACATCCAGTCGTCCTCCACTACAGGCTCCCAGGGGCCTCCAGTGCAGGCCCGACAGGAGGCTCTGGTGAAGCCAGCGTACCCTGACGGCACCGCCACCCTCCCCATGCCAGACTCGTCCCTGAAGCCGCCTCCCAGACCAGTAAAACCAGCTGCAG GTTTTGCCACAACAAAAATCAGCAAACTCTCTGACTGGACCGGCTCATTTTCTGAATCCAGTGGAGGGTACAGCCATGCGTCTACGCTGCCTCGGATGTCCAGTCACAGCTCCG GTGGTAAAATCATCTCTGATCAGAAGGGTCTCTCTGTGTCCGACATCCCGCCCCCTGTTCCCTCAAGGACCAATCACAGCGCTGAGAACCTGCTTAGAGACAATCAG gCTGCAGGGAAAGGTCTTTCAAAGATGGCGGCTCCACCTCCACTTCCATCTAAGCCCAAACCGTTCTCCACCTCTGGCCCTCCGACCCTCTCTAAGCCCGCCTACAGCACGGGGACCTTCCCGGGTAAGGCGCGGCCGGTCGGGGGTCACCACACCAGAGCTCCGGCGGGGGTTCTCTTCACCCACAGCAGCACCCTCCCTCTGCCCCACAAACAGGAGAGCCCACCGGCCGCCGCTGTACGCCCATACACCCCTGAGCTCTCAGAGGCTCCGCCCCCTTTGCTGCAGAAGCCTCAGACTCTGGCGGCTTCGTCTATCTACTCCATGTACACGCAGCAGGCCACACCGGGGAAGGGCTACCAGCCGAGCGGGGGAACACTGCCCCGCAGCAGCACCAGAG TTTACGGGAAACCAAAGAAGCCGACCTTCTCTGCAGACAGCGTCACCTTGATCTCAGGGTCCGCTGTCTCTGACGGATGTGAGGCTGACAACAGTTGCCTTGGTAACAGCGAAGGTGTCACCCCAGATACATCAGAACGCTCCAACCCTCGACCGCTCAGCCCTACCAAGCTCCTCCCCTTCCTGTCCAACCCTCACAGGAACCCGAGCGACGCCGACCTGGAGGCCCTGCGGCGCCGGCTGCACCACGCCCCCCGGCCCCTGAAGAAACGCAGCTCCATCACGGAGCCGGAGGGCCCGGGGGGGCCCAACATCCAGAAGCTGCTCTATCAGAAGACCACTCTGGCTGCCATGGAAACCATCCCCATGGAGACGGTTGGTCCAGCGGGGGCAGTAACACAGCCTGGAGTTCAGGAGGAATGGACGGGAGATGCGGATGTGATGCCCGAGGTCGACAACTTCAACCAACCACTGGATAGTAGCCCGGAGGACAACCTGACCCCGCCCCCTTTACCCCCCCGCTCACCCATTCCTGACCCCGCCTCCTGCCGCCCCCTGCACCCCCCTGTGGGGgacaaggaggagaaggaggtgtgTCCCCCCGCCCCCAGGGACTACTTCTCAGAAGAGTTCCCCCCGTACCCGCCCCCGCCTTACCCCACCAGTGTAGAGGGGGAGCAGGGGGACGAGGGGCTACACCTGCAGCCGCCAGAGGTCACAGGACAGGTCGCAATGCCTCCG GGTAAGAAGTCGATCCTTCGTAAAGCCGGCTCAGAGCGGAGCGACCGCAGCGTGAGGGTCAAGTTCAACCCTCTGGCCCTGCTGCTGGACTCGTCCCTGGAGGGCGAATACGACCTCGTCCAGAGGGTCATTTATGAT GTGGAAGATCCCAGCATGCCAAACGACGAAGGAATCACGGCGCTGCACAATGCCGTCTGCGCTGGGCACACTGAGATTGTAAAGTTTCTCGTTCAGTTTGGAGTCAATGCAAACGCTGCCGACAGCGACGGCTG gACTCCCCTCCACTGCGCTGCATCCTGTAACAATGTTCAGGTCTGTAAGTTCCTGGTGGAGTCGGGAGCGGCCGTGTTCGCCACGACGCACAGCGACATGCAGACGGCTGCCGACAAATGTGAAGAGATGGAGGAAGGCTACGCCCAGTGCTCCCAGTTCCTCTACG GTGTTCAGGAGAAGATGGGCGTGATGAACCGGGGCGTGGTCTACGCTTTGTGGGACTACGAGCCACAGAGTGAGGACGAGCTCGGCTTCAGCGAGGGCGACTGTATGACGGTGTTGAGGCGTGAGGACGACGTGGAGACCGAGTGGTGGTGGGCCAGATGTGGCGACCACGAGGGCTACATCCCCCGCAACCTTCTCGGG CTGTATCTAAGGATCAAGCCGCGGCAGAGGAGCCTGGCTTAA